One Armatimonadota bacterium genomic window carries:
- a CDS encoding HD domain-containing protein, whose product MASRGRLAGSRRIESETLGELGEMEIDNETRKARNETLRALLNALDLNAPGERMHAERVAVYAVATGEELGLGEEELLRLRYSALLHDVGKTKLDGSLLSKVGKLSEAELDVLRRHAEYSVKLVESYDFLVPAIPGIRSHHERWNGMGYPEGLKGPEIPTAAQIIGLCEAFDVMMNGAAWKSSTTREIALEEIERSAGIEWNPEVVDAFLKAERVIQPVGSA is encoded by the coding sequence GGGAGAAATGGAAATAGACAACGAAACTCGTAAGGCGCGCAACGAAACCCTCCGGGCCCTGCTAAACGCCCTTGACCTCAACGCACCCGGCGAACGTATGCACGCCGAACGCGTAGCCGTTTACGCCGTCGCCACTGGGGAGGAACTTGGGCTTGGCGAAGAGGAACTCCTTCGCCTCCGTTACTCGGCGCTCCTTCACGATGTCGGAAAGACCAAACTCGACGGCTCCCTGCTCAGCAAGGTTGGCAAGCTATCCGAAGCTGAGTTGGACGTTCTGCGTCGTCACGCCGAATACTCGGTCAAGCTGGTCGAGTCCTACGATTTCCTCGTGCCCGCCATTCCTGGTATCCGATCCCACCACGAGCGATGGAACGGGATGGGCTACCCCGAAGGTCTGAAGGGACCCGAAATTCCCACCGCCGCCCAAATCATCGGTCTATGCGAAGCGTTCGACGTGATGATGAACGGCGCCGCTTGGAAGAGTTCGACGACGCGCGAAATCGCACTGGAAGAGATCGAGCGTAGCGCAGGCATCGAGTGGAACCCGGAAGTCGTTGACGCATTTCTGAAGGCAGAAAGAGTTATCCAACCGGTCGGAAGCGCTTAA
- a CDS encoding type II toxin-antitoxin system prevent-host-death family antitoxin: protein MKPITYSELRANLAKSMDMVCENHEPLVVTRQKADPVVLISLEDYRSMEETYYLMRSPKNAARLARSIESIEKGEGIIVEL, encoded by the coding sequence ATGAAACCAATAACTTACTCCGAGTTGCGAGCCAACTTGGCCAAGTCCATGGACATGGTCTGCGAGAACCATGAGCCATTGGTGGTTACGCGGCAAAAGGCTGATCCGGTCGTCTTAATATCTCTCGAGGACTATCGATCAATGGAGGAAACCTACTATTTGATGAGGAGCCCGAAGAATGCCGCTCGCCTGGCAAGGTCGATTGAGTCGATCGAAAAGGGCGAAGGCATCATTGT